The genomic stretch ATTTTTCAGCACAGTTGGGCAGGGTGGACTAGATCATGGATCGAGCCCAAAAATATAGTCCTTAGGGTTTCAAGTCTTTACAAAAACATTTCTCTATCACTTTTGTAAGATGAGGGAAAAGGTGGTAAATCCTAATGAGAGAAACTTAGAAAGACAATGGTAGAAATTCTTATGATTCAATCATTTTAAGAATCAGAAAACCTTTGTGGGATATATAAGAGGATTGAGAAACACTTATAAATACCTTGGATTTGTGTAACTCATATATTGAGAGGAGAAGAGATTGAGAAACTCTTGGGTATAAAATAAAAGATGTTCTTATGAACATGGACATCTATTTTTTTGTAACTCATTTTGTACTCTTGTGTAACAACTCTTAAAGTATAttggatcattgattttcttTCTCCTCCATAATAGATCAATTTAATCGAACTAGGTATACATGTTTTATATGTTCTCGTCTCTTATTTTATTCTTATTCATGTGGATTTTCTAAAACTATTTGTAAAATTAATTTTGCTTGAGTCcatattttatattattatttgcATTACACACCAACATTCTTAGTGTGACTCATATTATCAGATTTCACAACCAGTATGGCCTACTGTGGGAAAAAGAGATTAAGTTTACAAGTGACCATCATGGACTCCAAATGGGACATTCAAAATTTTACAAAGACAAAAATTTTGTGTTGTGGAAAGTGAAGATGTAAGCAAACTTAACTTTAAAAAAAGTAAATAGAAGCAATGAAGGGTGCTGAATTAATGTCTGCACGCCTAACGTAAGTAGAGAAACCGAGACGAAGGATATAGTAAAGAGTTCATTTATCTCGTGCCTTGGAGTTAAAGTGGTAAGGAAATTTTTCCAAGGAGAAGACCACAACAAAAATGTGGGTCATGCTTGAATCATAGTATATGACCAAGTGCTTGGTTCACATATTATGTTTGAAACAACAAATCTACTCTTTTTGAATGGTGGAGAACAAATATATTATGAAGCAATTAGAAAATTTTCACAAGATCATTGATGACTTGGAAAATATTGAGGTGAAGATTGATGATTAGGAAAATGTTCCACTTTTGTTAAACCCATTACCCATATCCTTTAAGCATTTCAAGGATACCTTTAGTTATGGCAAGGAAGATATTATTACCTTGGTTGAAGTACAAATGAAAGTAAGGTTCAATGAGCTATCAAAGATTAAAAAATTTGAAGGTTGAAGATAGTGGTGAAGGCTTTAGTTTTTCAAGAAAAAGGAGTGAGAGTAGAAGGAATATGAGTCCAAGGGTTTTGAGATGTCAATGTAAAAATGATTCGTTTGTCATAAAATTAGTCACGTCAATAATGATTTTAccgagagagagagagagagagagagagagagagagagagagagagagagagagagagagagagagagagagagagagagagagagagagagagagagagagagagagagagagagggagggTGATTGTCTTCATATTTTATTTTCCTTATATGAGGATGGTTATGAAAGTGTTAGTGCGCTAGTGGTGACGAGTTTGAAAATATAGAAGAGTTAGGTCATTAACTCAAAATGATCTTACCAATTATGCCGGAGGAAAGAATACTTTGAGATTATGGAGTTGAAATAAGGTGGAGTTGTTCGAATCGATGACAACAATAATTGCAAAGTTCATGTTATTGATAAAATTAAACTTAAAATATATGATAATTATGAGTTCCTTTTACGCAATATGGGGTATGTTCACGAGATTAAGTGAAACTTTTTTGCATAAGCATGATTGGTGATCTACACTATTGCATTAGAGTTGGACATAAGTTGTTTAAAATTTGTAGGGTGAATTTACCATGCTTAAAAAGTCTAAAATATGTGGGTTATATATCTTAAATGGTTCTACTGCTATTGTTAATTCATCATTAACTGGTAAATATTTTTATGACAAAAATAAACTATAGAATTTGAGATCAGAGCATGATAGTGAAAGAAGAACTAACAATGGTTTATAGTTTCTTTCAGAGCGGTTTAATGAGTTTTGCAAGAAACAAGGTATCAAGAGACATATAAATGTTCTTGGAACACCTCAACAAAATGACCTAGTTGAATGCAAGAAAATACCATTTTGAAGATATTAAGGTTTATGTTACTTGAAGGTGGTTTGTCAAAGAGTTTATAGGGTGAGTTTGTTGCTACAACAACTTACTTTATCGATAGATGTCCATTCACAAGAATAGACTTTAAGACACTTAGGTTTTGAGTGGGAATTCAGTAGACTATTTTAATGTTAAAGTTTTCAAAATATTGGCATTTTCCCATATCAAACAAGATAAGCTTAATACTAAGGTCGTGAAGTGTGTCTTCATTTATTATTCAAAAAGCATGAAGGGTTACAAGTTTATGGAAGGTGAAATTTAGAGAATCTAAATTCATTATAAACAGAGATGCTACTTTCAGTGAGACTTGTAAGGAGTTGGAGTGTAAAGACATGAAAGTGAAAGAATACAAAATTAAGGTGGGGAATTCTTGGTTTTAGGTGGAGATTCATACTAGAGATACTATATTTGAGAATGAGATTAAAACTATTGATTCTAGTCCCAGTGATGAGAATCTATAGTGAGTCATGATTATCATTTGACTTGTAATAAGGTAAGAAGAAAAGTTATACCACCCCAACGATACAATTCTATTAATCTTATTTGTTATATTTTGAATGTGACTGAAAGGTTCCAAGACTGAAAACTAGAGACCTCTAGGGATGCATTCAAACACAAAGAAGTCAAAAATGGTTAAAGACAATGAATGATGAGATGCATTCACTGATGAAGAACCATATTTTTAAGCTTATGAAATTAGTTAAGAAACAAATGGTCATGGATGCAAGGGCCTAGATCAAGGTTCAAGTATTTCTTAGACTTGATCAAGTTCGTTAAATAATGATCCAATATTTGGAGAAAGCACCAAAGTGGTTGATTGATAAATAGGCGTCACCATTAATTTTAAGTCTAGGTGGAGAATTGTGGAAGTAGATTATAAACCCTTTTATATTTTTCAACACTTTTAGGTCGGACATGTCTGGTCATGGACCGAACCCGAAAATCTTGTCCATCTAGGATTTCAAGTCTTTATTAAAGCAGTTCTTTATCACTTTTGTGAGATGAGTGAAAATGTGGTGAAATCACAGTTAGAGAAACTTAGAGAGGTAATGGTAAAAATTCTTAAGATTCGATTGTTCTAAGAATTAGAAGACATTTGAGGATAGCTAATAGGATTGAGAAAAAAATTTAAATACCTTGAATTTGTGTGATTCATATATTGAATGAAAGAGAGGTTGAGAAATACTTGACTATAAGTCTATAACTATAAAATATGAGATGTTTGAGTGAATTTGGAATGCTCTTTTTCTATAACTTATTTTTTAATTCCTTGTAACACATATTGAAATATAGTGGATGAGAGATCTCTTATTTTCTCCGTAATAAATGTATTTTCATTATGTAGTCGAATTAAATAAATAAActatttgtattttttttttaattcttatttGTGTTAAATTACTAATATTGTTTGATTGATTAATTTTACTTGGGACAGTACAATTTTACTGTTATTATTTTTTATCTCACGCATcaatatttataaatatttataatGTGACTCATATTTCTCGATTTCAAATTAGTTCAAATTTGAAATGAAGAATATAATTCGATTTAAAACACAAGGTTATCACCACAAGAGTATAACACAAATAGCTACTAGCATCATTGCATGCAAAGTACTGTAAACTCTAGAGTATAAGTGTAACATCTAAATTGACAACTCTAATTACAAACACTTACTACGCAATGTGAGTTTTTCCTTAATGTAAATGAGTCACGAAATCTTAGTCACCTAAAcatttattattaaaaaaacaaaaaaggtAACAAGATGTGAACGGGAGTGGACGAGGTTTTGTGTCTGGGGGCTAACGAATTGATTGCGGAGGATGTTTGTATACACGCAATTGAGATTGAAAATTTGCGTAAAAATGGAGGGAGTGTATCCGAGTATGGTGTGGTGGATGTGTGGGGACCACACAAAAACATCATGTGGGGTCCACAAAATAGTAGCATCCACGCGAGAGGGGGCCCCACATTGTTACAGAGACAGAGGTAATATgtttcttctttttcttttttatttatttttcttaaaatcATTTTTTGCTTCATATGAAACCGTTGCAGAACAGAATTTGGAAGTGTCTCGAATTTTATTTCTTCTCTCTCTAACCTCATCCATCATTTCGTACGACAAAATTCATCATTACtcatttctttctctctcttcgGATTGCTTTATATATAACCACATCTTCACCTCTCGTTTTTATTACTACCTCACTTCCTAATATTCTTTTCTCTTCTCTACTTTCCTCTCTTTCACTCCTTCATTCATATCTATATATATCTACACACAAAAAAATCATATCACTTTTTCTTCTCTATCTTCAAACTAAGTTGATTAAAGAGTTGCTAATTCTATTTGTATGGATGGATTCTTCTAGTGAACAACAACATCAGGTGAAATACTAATTCCACAACAAATAATTATTCATCATGTctttatatatatttatatatcGATATATTAAATACATTTCTATCCGTACTATTAATTGTATCTGTTTGTCTTCTATGTTTATATAATTATTCTCTCTGGTTTAAAATTTATATATATGAATTAGATATATTGATTATTGAATGAATCTAAAAAATGAAGATAGAGTGATATGTATGGATCACGAAAATTTGTGGGATTTGGTTTTTATGTTCACTAAATTCGGATATTTTGTGTTTTTGTTGTGTTGTTGCAGCAAATGTCTAACCAGTCATTGGAGAGCATGTTAACATGTTCAAAAGGAGAACAAGACAAAAAGGCAAAACCTCAACCAGAAGCTCTAAAATGTCCAAGATGTGACTCAAGCAACACCAAGTTTTGTTACTACAACAATTACAGTCTTTCGCAACCAAGATATTTCTGCAAGTCGTGTAGGAGATATTGGACGAAAGGAGGTACATTAAGAAATGTTCCTGTTGGTGGGGGGTGTAGAAAGAACAAAAGATCGTCGTCGTCGGTGTCAAGAAGAATTCAAGATCAAGCATTTGTAAACAATCCGAATCCGGTCACTTGTTTCCCTTCGTTGTCTTATGATTCAAATGACCTCACTCTTGCTTTAGCTAGGCTTCAAAAGGGTCAACTTGGGTTCGATCATGAACATGATTTTTCCATTTTAGGAAACCACGCCAACTCAAACATAAACATAAACACAAACACCTCGTGTGCTGTTCTAAACAATCATGGTATGAACCATTCTTCCAACAATcatggtttctttgaagcacttaTGGGATCTCAGAACAATGTGCAGAATCTGTACTACGGATATGGGAATAGGGACATGGGGGAAGTGGATAATGGCAATGTTAGTGGTGAGATGACGTTGCCTTATGACCATGAAATGAGCATTGCAACAACTCAAGCAGTGACAGTAACTACCATGAAACAAGAAATGTGTAATGTTAGGGAACAGAATGAAAGTAGGGTTTTGTTAGGTTTTCCATGGCAGTTCAATAATGGAGATTCAAACATGGATGAAATTGATCACTCAGGAAGAGCTGGGTGGAATGGTCTCACTTCACCTTGGCATGGCCTTCTCAATAGCCCCCTAATGTAGACACCGCCGCAGTTTCAGGTCACCGTTTTAAATTTCTGTTGCAGACCGTAATTTAAAACCGTCGTCACAATACTTAGTTTGATCATGGAGGGATTTAATTCTCTTTTGTTGTATCACc from Lathyrus oleraceus cultivar Zhongwan6 chromosome 7, CAAS_Psat_ZW6_1.0, whole genome shotgun sequence encodes the following:
- the LOC127106366 gene encoding dof zinc finger protein DOF2.1, coding for MDSSSEQQHQQMSNQSLESMLTCSKGEQDKKAKPQPEALKCPRCDSSNTKFCYYNNYSLSQPRYFCKSCRRYWTKGGTLRNVPVGGGCRKNKRSSSSVSRRIQDQAFVNNPNPVTCFPSLSYDSNDLTLALARLQKGQLGFDHEHDFSILGNHANSNININTNTSCAVLNNHGMNHSSNNHGFFEALMGSQNNVQNLYYGYGNRDMGEVDNGNVSGEMTLPYDHEMSIATTQAVTVTTMKQEMCNVREQNESRVLLGFPWQFNNGDSNMDEIDHSGRAGWNGLTSPWHGLLNSPLM